A region of Paraburkholderia sp. BL23I1N1 DNA encodes the following proteins:
- a CDS encoding sarcosine oxidase subunit alpha family protein, whose product MSQKDRLPSGGRINRAIVLNFTFNGRKYQGYQGDTLASALLANGEHFVARSWKYHRPRGIVTAGVEEPNAIVQLETGAYTVPNARATEVELYQGLVATSVNAKPSIEKDRMAINQKFARFIPAGFYYKTFMWPRKFWPKYEEVIRDAAGLGKAPEQTDADRYDKCFAHCDVLVVGGGPTGLAAAHAAALSGARVTLIDDQPELGGSLLSCRTEIDGKPALQWVQKIEDELRQMPDVKILCRSTAFGYQDHNLITVTQRLTEHLPVSQRKGTRELLWKIRAKRVILATGAHERPIVFGNNDLPGVMLASAVSTYLHRYAVLPGRNAVVFTNNDDGYQCALDLKAAGAQVTVVDPRAAESKGTLPALARRYGVKVMNGVAITAAHGKLRVSSVDIASYSNGQVGAKQSALPCDLLALSGGWSPVLHLFAQSGGKAHWHDDKACFVPGKAMQAETSVGACAGDFTLGQGIRFAVDAGVEAARAAGHIVARPTPVQVAEITEAKMQPLWLVGGRELATRGPKQFVDFQNDVSAADIFLAAREGFESVEHVKRYTAMGFGTDQGKLGNINGMAILAQALGKTIPETGTTTFRPNYTPVTFGTFAGRELGEFLDPVRKTAVHEWHVENGAAFEDVGNWKRPWYFPKAGEDMHAAVARESLAVRTSVGILDASTLGKIDIQGPDSAKLLNWVYTNPWSKLEVGKCRYGLMLDENGMIFDDGVTVRLADQHYMMTTTTGGAARVLTWLERWLQTEWPDMRVRLASVTDHWATFAVVGPNSRKVLQKVCQDIDFANAAFPFMSYREGTVAGAASRVMRISFSGELAYEVNVPANVGRAVWEALMAAGAEFDITPYGTETMHVLRAEKGYIIVGQDTDGSMTPYDVGMGGLVAKSKDFLGKRSLTRSDTAKVGRKQLVGLLSDDPSFVIPEGSQIVAGPFQGDTAPMLGHVTSSYYSPILKRSIAMAVVKGGLDKIGETVTIPLASGKQIAAKVTSSVFYDSEGARQHVE is encoded by the coding sequence ATGAGCCAGAAAGACCGACTCCCCAGCGGTGGGCGCATCAACCGCGCGATCGTACTGAACTTTACGTTCAACGGGCGCAAGTATCAGGGCTATCAGGGCGACACGCTCGCATCCGCGTTGCTGGCGAACGGTGAGCATTTCGTGGCGCGCAGCTGGAAATACCACCGCCCGCGCGGCATCGTGACGGCGGGTGTGGAAGAGCCGAATGCGATCGTGCAACTCGAAACCGGCGCGTACACGGTGCCGAACGCGCGTGCGACGGAAGTGGAGTTGTACCAGGGACTCGTCGCGACCAGCGTGAACGCGAAGCCGAGCATCGAGAAAGACCGCATGGCGATCAACCAGAAGTTCGCGCGCTTCATTCCAGCGGGCTTCTACTACAAGACTTTTATGTGGCCGCGCAAGTTCTGGCCGAAGTACGAAGAAGTGATCCGCGATGCGGCCGGTCTCGGCAAAGCGCCCGAGCAAACCGATGCGGACCGCTACGACAAGTGCTTTGCGCATTGCGACGTGCTGGTGGTCGGCGGTGGCCCGACGGGTCTGGCGGCCGCGCATGCGGCGGCCTTGTCGGGCGCACGCGTGACGCTGATCGACGATCAGCCGGAACTCGGCGGCTCGCTGCTGTCGTGCCGCACGGAGATCGACGGCAAACCGGCGTTGCAATGGGTCCAGAAGATCGAGGACGAACTGCGGCAGATGCCTGACGTGAAGATCCTGTGCCGCAGCACGGCATTCGGTTACCAGGACCACAATCTCATTACCGTCACGCAGCGGCTCACTGAGCATCTGCCGGTATCGCAGAGAAAGGGCACGCGCGAACTGTTGTGGAAGATCCGCGCGAAGCGCGTGATTCTCGCAACGGGCGCGCATGAACGGCCCATCGTGTTCGGCAACAACGATCTGCCGGGCGTGATGCTGGCGTCGGCTGTGTCGACGTATCTGCATCGCTACGCGGTGCTGCCGGGCCGCAATGCCGTGGTGTTCACGAATAACGACGACGGATATCAATGCGCGCTCGATCTGAAAGCGGCCGGCGCCCAGGTGACGGTCGTCGATCCGCGCGCGGCCGAATCGAAAGGCACGCTGCCTGCGCTCGCACGCCGCTACGGCGTCAAGGTGATGAACGGTGTGGCCATTACGGCCGCGCATGGCAAGCTGCGCGTGTCTTCTGTAGACATAGCGTCATATTCGAACGGACAGGTCGGTGCGAAGCAGAGCGCGCTGCCCTGTGATCTGCTCGCGCTGTCCGGCGGCTGGAGCCCGGTACTGCACCTGTTCGCGCAATCGGGCGGCAAGGCGCACTGGCATGACGACAAAGCCTGTTTCGTGCCGGGCAAGGCGATGCAGGCGGAGACGAGCGTTGGCGCGTGTGCCGGCGACTTCACACTGGGCCAGGGCATTCGCTTCGCCGTCGACGCCGGTGTCGAGGCGGCGCGTGCCGCTGGGCACATCGTTGCGCGGCCGACTCCGGTGCAGGTGGCTGAGATTACCGAAGCGAAGATGCAACCGCTGTGGCTCGTCGGCGGCCGCGAACTCGCGACGCGTGGGCCGAAGCAGTTCGTCGACTTCCAGAACGACGTGTCGGCGGCCGATATTTTTCTCGCGGCACGCGAAGGATTTGAATCCGTCGAGCACGTGAAGCGCTACACGGCGATGGGCTTCGGCACCGATCAGGGCAAGCTCGGCAACATCAACGGCATGGCGATTCTCGCGCAGGCACTCGGCAAGACGATTCCCGAGACTGGCACCACGACGTTCCGTCCCAACTACACGCCGGTTACGTTCGGCACGTTTGCAGGCCGCGAGCTGGGTGAGTTTCTCGATCCGGTGCGCAAGACGGCCGTACACGAATGGCACGTGGAAAACGGCGCGGCCTTTGAGGACGTCGGCAACTGGAAGCGCCCCTGGTACTTCCCGAAAGCGGGCGAAGACATGCATGCGGCGGTGGCGCGCGAGTCGCTGGCGGTGCGAACGAGCGTCGGTATTCTCGACGCCTCGACGCTCGGCAAGATCGACATTCAGGGTCCCGATTCCGCGAAGCTGCTGAACTGGGTCTACACGAATCCGTGGAGCAAGCTGGAAGTCGGCAAGTGCCGCTATGGCCTGATGCTCGACGAAAACGGCATGATTTTCGACGACGGCGTGACCGTGCGTCTCGCCGACCAGCACTACATGATGACCACCACCACGGGCGGCGCGGCGCGTGTGCTCACATGGCTCGAACGCTGGCTGCAAACCGAGTGGCCGGACATGCGCGTGCGGCTGGCTTCCGTGACGGATCACTGGGCAACCTTCGCCGTGGTCGGTCCGAATAGCCGCAAAGTTTTGCAGAAGGTCTGCCAGGACATCGACTTTGCCAACGCGGCGTTCCCATTCATGAGCTATCGCGAAGGTACCGTGGCGGGCGCAGCGTCGCGCGTGATGCGGATCAGCTTCTCCGGCGAGCTGGCGTATGAAGTGAACGTGCCCGCGAACGTGGGGCGCGCGGTGTGGGAGGCGCTGATGGCCGCGGGCGCGGAATTCGACATCACGCCGTACGGCACGGAAACCATGCACGTGCTGCGTGCCGAGAAGGGCTACATCATCGTCGGCCAGGATACGGACGGCTCGATGACGCCGTATGACGTCGGTATGGGAGGGCTGGTTGCGAAGTCGAAGGACTTTCTCGGCAAGCGTTCGTTGACGCGTTCGGACACCGCGAAGGTGGGGCGTAAGCAGCTAGTTGGACTGCTGTCTGACGATCCGTCGTTCGTGATCCCCGAAGGCTCGCAGATCGTCGCCGGTCCGTTCCAGGGCGATACCGCGCCGATGCTCGGCCACGTTACGTCGAGCTATTACAGCCCGATCCTGAAGCGTTCGATTGCCATGGCGGTGGTGAAGGGCGGTCTCGACAAGATCGGCGAAACAGTCACGATT
- a CDS encoding sarcosine oxidase subunit delta codes for MLMIECPWCGPRAETEFSCGGEADIARPLDTEKLTDKEWGDYLFMRKNPRGVHREQWMHTQGCRRWFKAQRDTVSYEVQGYETFERPLLAMDSNEANAQGKAQEGKAP; via the coding sequence ATGCTGATGATCGAATGCCCGTGGTGCGGGCCACGCGCCGAAACCGAATTTTCTTGCGGCGGCGAAGCGGACATTGCACGTCCGCTCGACACCGAAAAGCTCACCGACAAGGAATGGGGCGACTACCTGTTCATGCGCAAGAATCCGCGCGGCGTGCATCGCGAACAATGGATGCACACGCAAGGATGCCGCCGCTGGTTCAAGGCGCAACGCGACACGGTGAGCTACGAGGTCCAGGGCTACGAGACCTTCGAACGTCCGCTGCTCGCCATGGACAGCAACGAGGCTAACGCACAAGGCAAGGCACAAGAGGGTAAGGCACCATGA
- a CDS encoding sarcosine oxidase subunit beta family protein gives MSRYSIFSLVRNGMSYHENWERQWKSPEPKREYDVVIVGGGGHGLATAYYLAKEHGVRNIAVLEKGWIGGGNTARNTTIVRSNYLWDESAALYEKAMKLWEGLSQDLNYNVMFSQRGVMNLAHTLQDVRDTERRVNANRLNGVDAEFLTPEQIKEIEPTINLNSRYPVLGASIQRRGGVARHDAVAWGFARGADQHGVDIVQNCQVTGIRRDGSQVVGVDTTKGFIKAKKVAVVAAGNTSTLADMAGIRLPLESHPLQALVSEPIKPVVNTVVMSNAVHAYISQSDKGDLVIGAGVDQYTGFGQRGSFHIIEGTLEAIVEMFPVFSRVRMNRQWGGIVDVSPDACPIISKTDVKGLYFNCGWGTGGFKATPGSGWAYAHTIAKDEPHPLNAPFSLDRFYTGHLIDEHGAAAVAH, from the coding sequence ATGAGCCGCTATTCGATATTCAGCCTGGTGCGCAACGGGATGTCGTATCACGAAAACTGGGAACGTCAGTGGAAAAGCCCGGAGCCCAAGCGTGAATACGACGTCGTGATCGTCGGCGGCGGCGGGCATGGTCTCGCCACTGCCTACTACCTGGCCAAGGAACATGGCGTGCGCAATATCGCCGTGCTGGAAAAAGGCTGGATCGGCGGCGGCAATACGGCGCGCAATACGACGATCGTGCGCTCGAATTATCTGTGGGACGAATCGGCCGCGCTCTACGAAAAGGCGATGAAGCTGTGGGAAGGTCTCTCGCAAGACCTGAACTACAACGTCATGTTCAGCCAGCGCGGCGTGATGAACCTCGCGCACACGTTGCAGGACGTGCGCGACACCGAGCGTCGCGTGAATGCCAACCGGCTGAACGGGGTGGATGCCGAATTCCTCACGCCGGAGCAGATCAAGGAAATCGAGCCGACCATCAATCTGAATAGCCGCTATCCCGTGCTCGGCGCGTCGATTCAGCGTCGGGGCGGCGTGGCCCGGCATGATGCGGTGGCGTGGGGCTTCGCACGCGGCGCGGATCAACATGGTGTCGACATCGTGCAGAACTGCCAGGTAACCGGGATTCGACGTGACGGCAGCCAGGTCGTCGGCGTGGATACCACCAAGGGGTTCATCAAGGCGAAGAAGGTTGCGGTAGTGGCAGCGGGCAACACCTCCACGCTCGCCGATATGGCCGGCATCCGCTTGCCATTGGAGAGCCATCCGTTGCAGGCGTTGGTGTCGGAGCCGATCAAGCCGGTCGTCAATACGGTGGTGATGTCGAATGCCGTGCATGCCTACATCAGCCAGTCCGACAAGGGCGATCTGGTGATCGGCGCGGGTGTCGATCAATACACGGGCTTCGGTCAACGCGGCAGTTTCCACATCATCGAAGGCACCCTTGAAGCGATCGTCGAGATGTTCCCGGTGTTTTCGCGCGTGCGGATGAACCGCCAATGGGGCGGCATTGTCGACGTGTCGCCAGATGCGTGCCCGATTATCAGCAAGACCGACGTGAAGGGGCTTTATTTCAACTGCGGTTGGGGCACCGGCGGGTTTAAGGCGACGCCGGGTTCGGGGTGGGCTTATGCGCACACGATCGCGAAGGACGAGCCGCATCCGCTGAATGCGCCGTTCTCGCTGGACCGTTTCTACACCGGTCACCTGATCGACGAGCACGGCGCGGCCGCCGTTGCTCACTAA